One region of Oryza sativa Japonica Group chromosome 10, ASM3414082v1 genomic DNA includes:
- the LOC107279091 gene encoding BTB/POZ and MATH domain-containing protein 2-like gives MPSSAATGGSELLRPPPPYSSASAIVGGTVTGHHILQIDGYSYTKEKLPNGKYILSSSFKVGDHQWQLSYFPNGVNRYGDADFVSVFLYLVEGQPVKARATFSLLDRAGKPVPSYTRDTGMRDFAVGGSGFGPGDFIKRKLLEKSGHVRDDGFAIRCDVTVVMELRTEDRTPPLVEVTPPDLHRHLGGLLESGDGADVTFRVAGEDVRAHRYILAARSPVFKAELFGQMKESSSSSNTVMNVDDMEAEVFRALLAFIYTDALPETKTKAKQEDELVIAQHLLVVADRYGMERLKLLCEEKVVEFIDRGSVATLMALAEQHHCHGLKGACFRFLESKETLNAVMATDGFLHLMRSCPSLVKDLVFRVADSHFQ, from the coding sequence ATGCCGTCGTCCGCGGCCACCGGTGGATCAGAattactccggccgccgccgccgtactcgTCCGCGTCGGCGATCGTCGGCGGCACGGTGACGGGGCACCATATCCTCCAGATCGACGGCTACTCCTACACAAAGGAGAAGCTCCCCAACGGCAAGTACATCCTGTCCAGCTCGTTCAAGGTCGGTGATCACCAATGGCAGCTCAGCTACTTCCCCAATGGCGTCAACCGCTACGGCGACGCTGACTTCGTATCCGTCTTCTTGTATCTCGTCGAGGGCCAGCCGGTGAAGGCGCGAGCCACGTTCAGCTTGCTCGACCGGGCGGGGAAGCCGGTGCCGTCCTACACGCGTGACACGGGGATGCGCGACTTCGCCGTGGGTGGATCCGGATTCGGCCCCGGTGATTTCATCAAGAGGAAGCTCCTCGAGAAGTCCGGGCATGTCAGGGACGACGGCTTCGCGATCCGGTGCGACGTCACCGTCGTCATGGAGCTCCGCACGGAGGACCGGACGCCGCCGTTGGTCGAGGTGACGCCGCCCGACCTGCACCGGCACCTCGGCGGCCTCCTCGAGTCCGGGGACGGCGCCGACGTCACgttccgcgtcgccggcgaggacgtgCGCGCGCACCGGTACATTCTCGCGGCGCGGTCGCCGGTGTTCAAGGCGGAGCTCTTCGGCCAGATGaaggagagcagcagcagcagcaacaccgTGATGAACGTGGACGACATGGAGGCGGAGGTGTTCAGGGCCCTCCTCGCCTTCATCTACACCGACGCGCTGCCGGAGACGAAGACGAAGGCGAAGCAGGAGGACGAGCTGGTGATCGCGCAGCACCTGCTCGTCGTGGCGGACAGGTACGGCATGGAGAGGCTCAAGCTGCTCTGCGAGGAGAAGGTGGTCGAGTTCATCGACCGGGGCTCGGTGGCGACGCTCATGGCGTTGGCAGAGCAGCACCATTGCCATGGGCTCAAGGGGGCGTGCTTCCGGTTCCTCGAGTCGAAGGAGACGCTGAACGCGGTGATGGCGACCGACGGCTTCCTGCATCTGATGCGGAGCTGCCCTTCTCTTGTCAAGGACCTCGTTTTCAGGGTTGCTGACAGTCATTTTCAGTAG